ATGAGCAGACCTGTACGGATCGATAGCTTCCTCTGGGCGGTGCGTATCTTCAAGACGCGCTCCATAGCGCAGGATGCTTGCCGCAAGGGTAGGGTAGCGATCAATGATGTGACTGCCAAACCGGCTAAGATGGTCATGGCGGGCGACATCATATCGGTGCGCAAGCCTCCGGTGACGCTATCCTTTAAGGTGTTGCAGACCACGGCCAATCGTATGGGTGCTAAGCTCGTCCCTGAGTATATACTCAATGTGACGCCTCCTGAGCAGTACGAGCTGCTAGAGATGAAGCGTATGTCGGGCTATGTGGATCGTGCACAGGGCCTTGGCAGACCGACCAAGCGTGAGCGACGGGACCTAGAGCAATTCCTCCAGGCACCAGTCGTGGAGGCACCTCTAGAGGAGTGGGATGATGAGCCTCTCGACTATGATGAGCCACTCGACTACGATGAGGAGCCAGACAGTCCCTCGTCAGATCTCCTCGACTGGGACAACTGGTAAGCAGCTGCTGACGAAATGCAGTACACGCCTCGCATACTGATCATTCATAGAGCACTGGCTCCCTATCGGATAGACCTCTTCTCTCACTTGGCCAAGCGGTACGATGTAGAGCTATACTTAGAGTATGGTCAGCCACTAGAGCAAGACTTTAACTTAGCACAGCAAGGGGAGCGCATACAGTTTGACTATAAGCTATTAGCCCCTGGGGGGCGTCTCTTACCTAATCTGCGTCCCGAGATTCTGCGTATCTTGCGCAAGCCGTATGACCTGATCCTCTGTAGTGAGTTCAATCTCCTGACAGGGATGCTCTACCTACTGCGTGGACGCTCCGCACGTCCCCTACCACGGCTGGTCTCTATCTGCGATGACAATATGGTCATGGCCGAGGCTACTATCGCTGACTCTTCCTACTGGTCTAAGCGCTGGCTGCTAGATCGCATCGATGGGGTGATCCTATGCAACGAGCAGGTGAAGGATCGCTATCGAGATCTATACCATGGAGAACTATCGAAGTGGCACT
The sequence above is a segment of the Porphyromonas vaginalis genome. Coding sequences within it:
- a CDS encoding RNA-binding S4 domain-containing protein, yielding MSRPVRIDSFLWAVRIFKTRSIAQDACRKGRVAINDVTAKPAKMVMAGDIISVRKPPVTLSFKVLQTTANRMGAKLVPEYILNVTPPEQYELLEMKRMSGYVDRAQGLGRPTKRERRDLEQFLQAPVVEAPLEEWDDEPLDYDEPLDYDEEPDSPSSDLLDWDNW